The proteins below are encoded in one region of Effusibacillus dendaii:
- a CDS encoding ComEA family DNA-binding protein → MYRLSRREQAILIGFLLVVLVASGIYMYGRPGLSANIPLPKTDAQYREASSQTQNISPAGTGSAGSQSEVPTKSAVPNSVTEMKVDVKGAVHLPGVYTLPVGSRVADALQAAGGANDQADLQTVNLAQKLVDGGMLVIPVKGEKEAGASTASSVQRKVNINTATAAELDAVNGIGSTRANDIVAFRERQGPFQSVDDLLKVKGFGPKLLESLREQITVN, encoded by the coding sequence ATGTATCGATTAAGCAGACGGGAACAGGCGATTCTGATCGGTTTTTTACTGGTCGTTCTGGTTGCGTCAGGCATCTATATGTACGGGCGACCCGGCTTGTCTGCGAACATACCGCTGCCGAAAACGGATGCACAGTATCGGGAGGCATCCAGTCAGACGCAAAACATAAGTCCTGCGGGGACCGGTTCAGCGGGGAGCCAGTCGGAGGTGCCGACCAAATCCGCAGTCCCCAATTCTGTGACCGAAATGAAAGTGGACGTAAAAGGGGCTGTCCATCTGCCGGGCGTCTATACGCTGCCGGTCGGTTCTCGGGTTGCGGATGCGCTGCAGGCGGCAGGCGGCGCAAACGATCAGGCCGATTTGCAAACGGTCAATCTGGCTCAAAAATTGGTTGACGGCGGTATGTTGGTCATACCCGTCAAAGGTGAAAAGGAAGCGGGCGCAAGCACCGCCAGCTCCGTGCAGCGAAAAGTAAACATCAATACGGCGACCGCCGCCGAACTGGATGCTGTTAACGGGATTGGTTCAACCAGAGCAAACGATATCGTCGCGTTTCGGGAACGGCAGGGACCTTTTCAATCGGTGGATGATCTGTTGAAGGTAAAAGGATTTGGACCGAAACTTTTGGAATCGCTTCGGGAACAAATTACGGTGAATTAA